One stretch of Halobaculum marinum DNA includes these proteins:
- a CDS encoding DUF7519 family protein, protein MTVTRKPPRLGVALASLAAGVGAATLGLVSAPAGGVAGVGLLLVAAGTFVGSRRVLGYGAVSLVAALLVAGAVSTAGPGPMLVGGLATALAWDLGEHAIGLGEQLGRETDVRRNLATHAASSVAVGAVAGAVAFGVYVSAAGGQPVVALVFLLMGAVALVSAVR, encoded by the coding sequence GTGACGGTCACCCGGAAGCCGCCGCGTCTCGGCGTCGCGCTCGCGTCGCTCGCGGCGGGGGTCGGCGCGGCCACGCTCGGTCTCGTCTCGGCGCCCGCCGGCGGGGTCGCAGGTGTGGGCCTCCTGCTCGTCGCCGCGGGCACGTTCGTCGGCTCGCGCCGGGTGCTCGGCTACGGCGCCGTCTCGCTCGTCGCCGCGCTCCTGGTGGCGGGTGCCGTCTCGACCGCTGGACCGGGCCCGATGCTGGTCGGCGGGCTGGCGACGGCGCTGGCGTGGGACCTGGGTGAACACGCGATCGGACTCGGCGAGCAGTTGGGTCGCGAGACAGACGTGCGCCGGAACCTCGCGACCCACGCCGCCTCCTCGGTCGCGGTCGGCGCCGTCGCTGGCGCGGTGGCGTTCGGCGTGTACGTCTCGGCGGCGGGCGGACAGCCCGTGGTCGCGCTGGTGTTCCTGTTGATGGGGGCGGTCGCGCTGGTGAGCGCGGTCAGGTAG
- a CDS encoding DUF7269 family protein, with translation MRLSAVVGVAAVLFGLVVVLQRGLAGLFDLTYVFVTGAGALALVQGIRYANEARGADRRAVETGDPEDRYEVPTPGDETDALVSTRGFSRASIKRRREFRTRLRRVAVETLRARGDYAGDAVEAAVDEGTWTDDPVAAWFVGADVSLPPAARLRRLLGSDVEFRFGVARTVDALAAARVGDAPESSVAAESRTGRLVDRVRRVGLERLDAARDALTEGRR, from the coding sequence GTGAGACTCTCCGCCGTGGTGGGCGTGGCGGCGGTGCTGTTCGGCCTCGTGGTCGTCCTCCAGCGCGGCCTGGCGGGACTGTTCGACCTGACGTACGTGTTCGTCACCGGGGCGGGCGCGCTGGCACTGGTCCAGGGAATCCGGTACGCGAACGAGGCGCGCGGCGCCGACCGACGGGCCGTCGAGACGGGCGACCCGGAGGACCGCTACGAGGTGCCGACGCCGGGCGACGAGACGGACGCGCTCGTGTCGACGCGGGGGTTCTCCCGCGCGAGCATCAAGCGCCGCCGCGAGTTCCGCACCCGCCTCCGGCGCGTCGCCGTCGAGACGCTGCGCGCCCGCGGCGACTACGCGGGCGACGCCGTCGAGGCCGCCGTCGACGAGGGGACCTGGACCGACGACCCGGTCGCCGCGTGGTTCGTCGGCGCCGACGTGTCCCTCCCCCCCGCGGCGCGCCTGCGACGACTGCTCGGGTCGGACGTGGAGTTCCGCTTCGGCGTGGCTCGCACCGTCGACGCGCTGGCGGCGGCCCGCGTCGGTGACGCGCCCGAGTCGAGCGTGGCCGCCGAGTCGCGAACGGGACGGCTCGTGGACCGCGTGCGACGAGTGGGGCTGGAGCGCCTCGACGCCGCGCGCGACGCACTCACGGAGGGCCGGCGGTGA
- a CDS encoding DUF4129 domain-containing protein produces MDRRTVATAALALLAVLALGVAAATLDSATTTASGGFGAGPNVDEGGLGSGESGPAGIDGGGGETQFSVNVCVAFLTDPRVQAALLALVGGFVVAMYRTTRSWLLSAFSVAAVSFPFGVLYLALISCGSTPTETALALGAGAAPNESLLPGGGGSAGANAAGEALSAPTVLVGLLLFVAIAGSVLLLFVSTGDDETPVADPAPEPPAPERRAEVGRRAGAAADRLESDADLENEVYRAWREMTGALAVDNPRATTPKEFADAAVEAGMARADVAALTEAFEAVRYGDAPVTPERETAAVEALRRIEAAYAGDDLDAEAVGGSGDTDPNGGDAR; encoded by the coding sequence GTGGATCGACGCACGGTGGCCACCGCGGCGTTGGCCCTCCTCGCGGTGCTCGCCCTCGGCGTCGCCGCCGCGACGCTCGACTCGGCGACGACGACCGCCAGTGGCGGCTTCGGCGCCGGCCCGAACGTCGACGAGGGCGGCCTCGGCAGCGGCGAGTCCGGCCCCGCCGGTATCGACGGCGGCGGCGGCGAGACGCAGTTCTCGGTGAACGTCTGCGTCGCCTTCCTCACCGACCCGCGCGTGCAGGCCGCGCTCCTCGCGCTCGTGGGCGGCTTCGTCGTCGCGATGTACCGGACGACTCGGTCGTGGCTCCTCAGCGCGTTCTCGGTCGCGGCGGTGTCGTTCCCGTTCGGCGTGCTGTACCTCGCGCTCATCTCGTGCGGGTCGACGCCGACGGAGACGGCGCTGGCGCTCGGCGCCGGCGCGGCACCCAACGAGTCGCTGCTCCCCGGCGGCGGGGGGTCGGCGGGCGCGAACGCCGCCGGCGAGGCGCTGTCGGCGCCGACGGTGCTCGTCGGCCTGCTCCTGTTCGTCGCCATCGCCGGGAGCGTCCTCCTGCTGTTCGTCTCCACCGGCGACGACGAGACGCCGGTCGCCGACCCGGCGCCGGAACCGCCCGCACCCGAGCGCCGCGCCGAGGTGGGCCGGCGGGCCGGCGCGGCGGCAGACCGGCTGGAGTCGGACGCGGACCTGGAGAACGAGGTGTACCGCGCGTGGCGGGAGATGACGGGCGCGCTCGCCGTCGACAACCCCCGGGCGACGACGCCGAAGGAGTTCGCCGACGCCGCCGTCGAGGCGGGGATGGCCCGCGCGGACGTGGCCGCGCTGACGGAGGCGTTCGAGGCCGTCCGCTACGGAGACGCGCCGGTCACCCCCGAGCGCGAGACGGCGGCGGTCGAGGCGCTGCGACGGATCGAGGCGGCGTACGCGGGCGACGACCTCGACGCCGAGGCCGTGGGTGGCAGCGGCGACACCGACCCGAACGGAGGTGACGCACGGTGA
- a CDS encoding DUF7522 family protein — translation MDEPFDIPFPESLSREEVVAAARTGLGDELRSVIVFTPGSFEVLYARSDLYDAAVDVRAVKRPLVELERVGFAEAPVRTSLSVGESATDIGAYDFTVRFHRNGFVVRVIEGDRGVLLTTDRMDSRAFREAATAIRALLRT, via the coding sequence ATGGACGAGCCGTTCGACATCCCGTTCCCAGAGTCCCTCTCGCGTGAGGAGGTCGTCGCCGCCGCCCGCACGGGCTTGGGCGACGAACTGCGCAGCGTCATCGTGTTCACCCCCGGATCGTTCGAGGTGTTGTACGCCCGGTCGGACCTGTACGACGCGGCCGTGGACGTGCGCGCCGTGAAGCGACCGCTCGTCGAGTTGGAACGCGTCGGCTTCGCCGAGGCGCCCGTTCGCACCTCCCTGTCGGTCGGAGAGTCCGCGACAGACATCGGGGCGTACGACTTCACGGTCCGGTTCCACCGGAACGGCTTCGTCGTGCGCGTGATCGAGGGCGACCGCGGCGTGTTGCTCACGACCGATCGGATGGACTCCCGGGCGTTCAGGGAGGCGGCGACGGCGATCCGGGCGCTCTTGCGCACGTAG
- a CDS encoding DUF5995 family protein, which produces MHTATRPLTPRTLRAVAASYRGATPSPSTGRVDLSDLFADPYEDPLDAEHRLALAERRLYEADDRRAVFLTVYGAVTARVRRDLRGDRFADPEWVGRYLTAFANRYRLALAAYERGERERVPRAWQLAFDAALAGETLVAQDALLGINAHVVHDLALALADAGIDPRPARRRDHDAVNAVLAELVDVEQDLLATRYAPGLADLDAAGGRLDEQAAFLTLAEGRDWAWHCAVALADGGPLARRTVRWLLDRVADGAGRLVLAPSRAAGVRERLAALERA; this is translated from the coding sequence ATGCACACGGCGACGCGACCGCTCACGCCGCGGACACTCCGAGCGGTCGCCGCGTCGTATCGCGGCGCGACGCCGTCCCCGAGCACGGGTCGCGTCGACCTCTCGGACCTGTTCGCCGACCCGTACGAGGACCCCCTCGACGCGGAACACCGCCTCGCGCTCGCCGAGCGGCGACTGTACGAGGCCGACGACCGCCGGGCGGTGTTCCTCACCGTCTACGGCGCCGTGACCGCCCGCGTCCGCCGCGACCTGCGGGGCGACCGCTTCGCCGACCCCGAGTGGGTTGGACGCTACCTCACCGCGTTCGCGAACCGCTATCGGCTCGCGTTGGCCGCCTACGAGCGCGGCGAGCGCGAGCGTGTCCCCCGGGCGTGGCAGTTGGCCTTCGACGCCGCGCTCGCCGGCGAGACGCTCGTCGCGCAGGACGCGCTCCTCGGCATCAACGCCCACGTTGTCCACGACCTCGCGCTCGCGCTCGCCGACGCGGGAATCGACCCACGCCCTGCTCGGCGACGTGACCACGACGCCGTCAACGCGGTGCTCGCCGAGTTGGTCGACGTCGAACAGGACTTGCTGGCGACCAGATACGCGCCCGGGCTGGCCGACCTAGACGCCGCGGGCGGTCGCCTCGACGAGCAGGCCGCCTTCCTCACGCTCGCGGAGGGACGCGACTGGGCGTGGCACTGCGCGGTCGCGCTCGCCGACGGCGGGCCACTGGCGCGGCGAACTGTCCGGTGGCTGCTCGACCGCGTCGCCGACGGCGCCGGGCGGCTCGTGTTGGCGCCGTCGCGCGCCGCCGGGGTTCGCGAGCGTTTGGCCGCGCTCGAACGCGCCTGA
- a CDS encoding luciferase family protein — translation MAIAQSIEQEIVSRVTEWPGVSVAEKRTGATEFRLGEEDFGHIDDDGSLDIPLSTPMRVALVDAGRTGPHPVYANTGWTTFDIGSADDIDEAERLLRLSYVFYAFKTARRTGDSSLIVDLDVDEELTACRADEAVREAMMRVVD, via the coding sequence ATGGCAATCGCACAGTCCATCGAACAGGAGATCGTCTCGCGAGTGACCGAGTGGCCCGGTGTGTCCGTCGCCGAGAAGCGGACCGGCGCGACGGAGTTCCGCCTCGGTGAGGAGGACTTCGGCCACATCGACGACGACGGGTCGCTCGACATCCCGCTGTCGACGCCGATGCGCGTCGCGCTTGTCGACGCTGGCCGCACCGGACCGCACCCCGTGTACGCGAACACCGGGTGGACGACGTTCGACATCGGGAGCGCCGACGACATCGACGAGGCGGAGCGGCTCCTGCGCCTCTCGTACGTGTTCTACGCGTTCAAGACGGCCCGGCGCACCGGCGACAGTTCCCTGATCGTCGACCTCGACGTCGACGAGGAGTTGACCGCCTGCCGGGCCGACGAGGCCGTCCGCGAGGCGATGATGCGCGTCGTCGACTGA
- a CDS encoding calcium/sodium antiporter produces the protein MADIVAPVATFLLALAVLLAASDVFVSAAERVGLAFGVSPFIVGATVVAGGTSLPELVASTLAAREGATEIVVGSVVGSNVANILLIVGLVAVIGRRLRIDRELMRVDLPLLVASAAFLAVAVWTGPFVWYEGLLGLVGLVVYVHFSLSEEQRLDEVVEDIVAEHAGGGGPVEATPGDLTPDERSVDEAVAETTVGVRTALALLGSVAVVIVAADALVGAILGIATTLSIGAEFVAITALALGTSLPEIAVSVVAVRRGTVEIAVGNVLGSNVFNTFAVMSVPSFVAPITVPESVRGYALPVMVLATLLYYFVTQDREITRWEGIALLLVYAAFLLNLGTVV, from the coding sequence ATGGCCGACATCGTGGCTCCGGTGGCGACGTTCCTGCTCGCGCTGGCGGTGTTGCTGGCGGCGTCGGACGTGTTCGTCTCGGCGGCCGAGCGGGTCGGCCTCGCCTTCGGCGTGTCGCCGTTCATCGTCGGCGCGACCGTCGTCGCGGGCGGCACGTCGCTCCCGGAGTTGGTCGCGTCGACGCTGGCGGCCCGCGAGGGCGCCACCGAGATTGTCGTCGGCAGCGTCGTCGGGTCGAACGTCGCGAACATCCTGCTGATCGTGGGGCTGGTCGCGGTCATCGGTCGCCGACTCCGGATCGACCGCGAGTTGATGCGGGTCGACCTGCCGCTGTTGGTCGCCTCCGCCGCCTTCCTCGCCGTCGCGGTGTGGACCGGGCCGTTCGTCTGGTACGAGGGACTGCTCGGCTTGGTCGGCTTGGTCGTGTACGTCCACTTCTCGCTGTCGGAGGAGCAGCGCCTCGACGAGGTCGTCGAGGACATCGTCGCCGAACACGCCGGCGGCGGCGGGCCTGTGGAGGCGACGCCGGGCGACCTGACGCCCGACGAGCGCTCCGTCGACGAGGCGGTCGCCGAGACGACGGTCGGGGTGCGAACCGCGCTCGCGCTCCTCGGGAGCGTCGCGGTCGTGATCGTCGCCGCCGACGCGCTCGTCGGTGCGATCCTCGGGATCGCGACCACGCTGTCGATCGGCGCGGAGTTCGTCGCGATCACGGCGCTCGCGCTCGGCACGTCGCTCCCGGAGATCGCCGTCAGTGTCGTCGCAGTCCGCCGTGGCACCGTCGAGATCGCCGTCGGCAACGTGCTCGGCTCGAACGTGTTCAACACCTTCGCCGTGATGTCGGTGCCGAGTTTCGTCGCGCCGATCACGGTCCCAGAGAGCGTCCGCGGCTACGCCCTCCCGGTGATGGTGCTCGCGACGCTGTTGTACTACTTCGTCACGCAGGACCGCGAGATCACGCGGTGGGAGGGAATCGCCCTCCTCCTCGTGTACGCGGCCTTCTTGCTCAACCTGGGGACGGTCGTGTGA
- a CDS encoding sensor histidine kinase, with translation MSEGTRRARERTTSDGDGGHAEALRHVHAEALRRLHAATRRMMSAESASAVASVATRAATDVLGFELNSVRLFEPAPPRLVPVAYADAVVDIAGERQEYRRGECVHWDALDAGEPRVYQRVSDIDNARATDLSGEGSILVCPLGDRGVIALGTLEPNAIDEEDIALAEVLAANTEAALERAERERQLERKTERLDRFAGVVAHEFRNPVTIAAGHLEYVDGTPGDDPHLAAATRAVERMDRLIDCLLDMVRGGVAAGSSESVSVSAVAREVAEAVDEPGAVRCPADVTVVADPDRLRTILENVLGNAVAHAESGVTVTVGSLDDAAGFYVADDGTGFDTTDPDRLFEYGATADAEATGLGLAIVRDLAEAQGWRVSACTGDDGGARVEFYTRPDIDA, from the coding sequence ATGTCGGAGGGGACACGGAGGGCACGCGAGCGGACCACGAGCGACGGAGATGGCGGTCACGCCGAAGCACTCCGGCACGTCCACGCCGAAGCGCTCCGACGCCTCCACGCCGCGACGAGACGGATGATGAGCGCGGAGTCCGCGTCGGCGGTGGCGTCGGTCGCGACCCGGGCCGCGACGGACGTGCTCGGCTTCGAACTCAACAGCGTCCGACTGTTCGAACCGGCGCCGCCGCGCCTCGTCCCCGTCGCCTACGCGGACGCCGTCGTCGACATCGCCGGGGAGCGACAGGAGTACCGCCGCGGCGAGTGCGTCCACTGGGACGCCCTCGACGCCGGCGAACCGCGGGTGTACCAGCGGGTGAGCGACATCGACAACGCGCGGGCCACGGACCTCTCCGGCGAGGGGAGCATCCTGGTGTGCCCGCTCGGCGACCGCGGGGTGATCGCACTCGGGACGCTCGAACCGAACGCCATCGACGAGGAGGACATCGCCCTCGCGGAGGTGCTCGCGGCCAACACGGAGGCGGCGCTGGAGCGCGCCGAGCGCGAGCGCCAACTCGAACGCAAGACCGAACGGCTCGACCGCTTCGCCGGCGTGGTCGCCCACGAGTTCCGCAACCCCGTCACCATCGCCGCCGGCCACCTCGAGTACGTCGACGGCACGCCTGGTGACGACCCCCACCTCGCGGCGGCGACGCGGGCCGTCGAACGGATGGACCGGCTCATCGACTGCCTGCTGGACATGGTTCGCGGCGGCGTGGCCGCCGGCTCCAGCGAATCGGTGTCGGTGTCCGCGGTCGCTCGCGAGGTGGCGGAGGCGGTCGACGAACCGGGCGCAGTCCGGTGTCCCGCCGACGTAACGGTCGTGGCCGACCCCGACCGACTCCGAACGATTCTCGAGAACGTCCTCGGTAACGCCGTCGCGCACGCCGAGTCGGGCGTCACCGTCACCGTCGGTTCGCTCGACGACGCCGCGGGCTTCTACGTCGCAGACGACGGCACCGGCTTCGACACGACCGACCCCGACCGCCTGTTCGAGTACGGCGCCACCGCCGACGCCGAGGCGACGGGACTCGGACTCGCCATCGTCCGCGACCTGGCGGAGGCGCAAGGCTGGCGAGTGAGCGCGTGCACCGGTGACGACGGCGGCGCCCGCGTCGAGTTCTACACGCGACCCGACATCGACGCCTGA
- a CDS encoding zinc-dependent alcohol dehydrogenase, whose amino-acid sequence MPGRTVFFTGPREVEVRETVADDPGPGEVAVTATVSAISPGTELLLYRGEMNPETAADETLSSLDGSLTYPFPYGYATVGTVTAVGPDVDAAWHGETVLAFHPHAEEFTVALDAVSRVPDGVSPERAVFLPNVETAVTLAMDGEPAIGERAVVFGQGVVGLLTTALLSAFPLDALVTADCHPERRRVSEAFGADRSVHPDDLDHEAPVGGAPSSGPPTPNPGRDEGATPDRADLTYELSGNPAALDDAVATTGYGGRVVVGSWYGAKPTELSLDGRFHRSRIEIRASQVSTLAPERRGRWTVGRRLSTAWDRLREVDTDRLVTHRLPVGEAPEAYRLLDEDPAEALGVLLTY is encoded by the coding sequence GTGCCCGGACGGACGGTGTTCTTCACCGGCCCTCGCGAGGTCGAGGTGCGCGAGACGGTCGCCGACGACCCCGGCCCCGGCGAGGTTGCCGTGACCGCGACGGTGTCGGCGATCAGTCCGGGCACGGAACTCCTGTTGTACCGGGGCGAGATGAACCCCGAGACGGCCGCCGACGAGACGCTGTCCTCGCTGGACGGGTCGCTCACGTACCCGTTCCCGTACGGCTACGCGACCGTCGGCACCGTGACCGCGGTCGGTCCGGACGTCGACGCGGCGTGGCACGGCGAGACGGTGCTGGCGTTCCACCCGCACGCCGAGGAGTTCACCGTCGCGCTCGACGCCGTGAGCCGCGTCCCCGACGGCGTGTCGCCCGAGCGGGCGGTGTTCCTCCCCAACGTCGAGACGGCGGTGACGCTCGCGATGGACGGAGAACCCGCTATCGGCGAACGCGCCGTCGTGTTCGGTCAGGGCGTCGTCGGCCTCCTGACAACGGCGCTTTTGTCGGCGTTTCCGCTCGACGCACTCGTCACCGCCGACTGCCACCCGGAGCGCCGTCGCGTCTCCGAGGCGTTCGGCGCCGACCGGAGCGTCCACCCCGACGACCTCGACCACGAGGCGCCGGTCGGCGGCGCCCCGTCGTCTGGCCCACCGACCCCGAACCCGGGTCGTGACGAAGGTGCCACCCCCGACCGGGCGGATCTGACGTACGAACTGTCCGGGAACCCCGCGGCGCTCGACGACGCGGTCGCGACCACGGGCTACGGGGGGCGCGTCGTCGTCGGGTCGTGGTACGGCGCCAAGCCGACCGAACTGTCGCTCGACGGGCGGTTCCACCGCAGTCGGATCGAGATCCGCGCGAGTCAGGTGAGCACGCTCGCGCCCGAGCGACGGGGACGCTGGACCGTCGGGCGTCGGCTCTCGACCGCGTGGGACCGCCTCCGCGAGGTCGACACCGACAGACTCGTCACCCACCGCCTGCCGGTGGGGGAGGCGCCCGAGGCGTACCGACTGCTCGACGAGGACCCGGCGGAGGCACTGGGCGTGCTGTTGACGTACTGA
- a CDS encoding AAA family ATPase yields the protein MDVPDASAACADVLDTLRGAIVAEDAFFEDILLGLLSRGHVLIEDVPGTGKTLTARSMATALGLSFSRVQFTPDLLPSDVTGTTVYDEGTGEFEFSQGPIFANVVLADEINRAPPKTQAALLEAMEEEQVTVDGTTYELPDPFFLIATQNPVEQAGNFPLPEAQLDRFSVKTSMGYPDLDGEIELLRRRAGRVEQDPSVETVLNEERVVGAREAPEAVRVHDDLLEYMAGITRATRQDRRVEVGVSPRGTQRLFEATRSAATLAGREFVTPDDVKRVAAPVLAHRLVLTPDAKVDDVAKTDVLQAVLDRVEVPTVQESEAEPAE from the coding sequence ATGGACGTTCCCGACGCGAGCGCGGCCTGTGCGGACGTGCTCGACACCCTCCGCGGCGCGATCGTCGCCGAAGACGCCTTCTTCGAGGACATCCTCCTCGGCCTGCTCTCCAGAGGCCACGTGCTCATCGAGGACGTGCCCGGCACCGGGAAGACGCTCACCGCGCGGTCGATGGCGACTGCGCTTGGTCTGTCGTTCTCGCGCGTGCAGTTCACGCCCGACCTCCTCCCCTCCGACGTGACGGGGACGACGGTGTACGACGAGGGCACCGGCGAGTTCGAGTTCTCCCAGGGCCCCATCTTCGCGAACGTCGTCCTCGCCGACGAGATCAACCGCGCGCCACCGAAGACGCAGGCGGCGCTGCTGGAGGCGATGGAGGAGGAGCAGGTGACCGTCGACGGCACCACCTACGAGTTGCCCGACCCGTTCTTCCTCATCGCGACGCAAAATCCCGTCGAGCAGGCGGGCAACTTCCCGCTCCCCGAGGCACAGCTCGACCGCTTCTCGGTGAAGACCTCGATGGGCTACCCCGACCTCGACGGAGAGATCGAACTGCTCCGCCGGCGCGCCGGGCGCGTCGAGCAGGACCCCAGCGTCGAGACGGTGCTGAACGAGGAGCGCGTCGTCGGCGCCCGCGAGGCACCCGAGGCGGTGCGCGTCCACGACGACCTGCTGGAGTACATGGCGGGGATCACCCGCGCGACGCGGCAGGACCGCCGCGTCGAGGTCGGCGTCTCCCCGCGCGGCACCCAGCGGCTGTTCGAGGCGACGCGCTCGGCGGCGACGCTGGCGGGCCGGGAGTTCGTCACCCCCGACGACGTGAAGCGTGTCGCCGCGCCCGTGCTCGCCCACCGCCTCGTCCTGACGCCGGACGCGAAGGTCGACGACGTGGCGAAGACCGACGTGTTGCAGGCGGTGCTCGACCGCGTCGAGGTGCCGACCGTGCAGGAGTCCGAAGCCGAGCCCGCGGAGTAG
- a CDS encoding universal stress protein — translation MYKHILVPTDGSTAVQGAIDRALDLAETYGATLHALAVVEPIYTVNEGLGSIYDTLESDAHEAVEEVADRGEAADVTVITAQRTGVPHREILEYADEEGIDLIVMGTHGRTGLDRYLLGSVTEKVVRLSETPVLTVRQADDEDDADS, via the coding sequence ATGTACAAGCACATCCTCGTGCCGACCGACGGGAGCACGGCCGTCCAGGGAGCGATCGACCGCGCGCTCGACCTCGCCGAGACGTACGGCGCGACGCTGCACGCGCTGGCGGTCGTCGAACCGATCTACACCGTCAACGAGGGGCTCGGCTCGATCTACGACACGCTGGAATCGGACGCGCACGAGGCAGTCGAGGAGGTGGCCGACCGTGGCGAGGCGGCCGACGTCACCGTGATCACGGCCCAACGGACCGGCGTCCCCCACCGTGAGATCCTCGAGTACGCTGACGAGGAGGGGATCGACCTGATCGTGATGGGCACCCACGGCCGCACCGGCCTCGACCGGTACCTGCTCGGGAGCGTCACCGAGAAGGTGGTCCGACTGTCGGAGACGCCGGTGTTGACGGTCAGGCAGGCCGACGACGAGGACGACGCGGACTCCTGA
- a CDS encoding DUF5684 domain-containing protein: MLDPILLQGDGGGAGAALVLVFQLVILVAMIAGMAKVFAKAGEPAWGAIVPIYNTYLLIKIGGNEWWYLLLLLIPLVNILVFAKVSIDVAKAFAKGAGYGIGLWLLGPVFYPLLGFGDASYRGPTA, from the coding sequence ATGCTCGATCCGATACTCCTCCAGGGCGACGGGGGCGGCGCAGGCGCCGCGCTCGTGCTCGTGTTCCAACTCGTGATCCTCGTGGCGATGATCGCCGGCATGGCGAAGGTGTTCGCCAAGGCCGGCGAACCGGCGTGGGGTGCGATCGTCCCGATCTACAACACGTACCTCCTGATCAAGATCGGCGGGAACGAGTGGTGGTACCTCCTGCTGCTGTTGATCCCCCTCGTGAACATCCTCGTGTTCGCGAAGGTCTCGATCGACGTCGCGAAGGCGTTCGCGAAGGGCGCCGGCTACGGGATCGGCCTGTGGCTGCTCGGACCGGTGTTCTACCCGCTGCTCGGCTTCGGCGACGCGTCGTACCGCGGGCCGACGGCGTAA
- a CDS encoding DUF58 domain-containing protein yields MSDARRGGDARATNGRNVATFDRLRAAGVVPTGRWAGMAALALVPVGMGVLLRHPPLVLVGALGVAYAAYARGDSAPEVTVALERELSDPTPDPGDEVTVTVRVRNDGERVLPDLRVVDGVPAALASESPARLGTALRPGRTATLRYRVTAVRGMHEWDPVHVLARNPSGSRERDTRIDAEGATTMRCTPELEASSSLPLRGLTTVYSGRVPTDVGGAGLEFHSTREYRHGDPANRVNWARYARTGTLSTLEFREERAATVVVCVDAREEAYLAPDHESANAVERSVEAASQAVPALLDSGDRVGVAAFGPGDCWLAPGVGDDHAVRARELLATHPTLAPTPSGERFLATTWVRRFRRRIPADAQVLFCTPLPDDYAVTVARRLDAYGHAVTVISPDPTADDTPGRRLARVERANRVSRLRAAGIRVLDWGDEPLATELERAAARWSR; encoded by the coding sequence GTGAGCGACGCGCGCCGCGGCGGCGACGCGAGAGCGACGAACGGGCGAAACGTCGCCACCTTCGACCGCCTCCGGGCGGCGGGCGTCGTCCCCACCGGGCGGTGGGCGGGGATGGCCGCGCTCGCGCTCGTGCCGGTCGGGATGGGCGTCCTCCTGCGACACCCGCCGCTGGTGCTCGTGGGCGCGCTCGGCGTCGCCTACGCCGCGTACGCACGCGGCGACAGCGCTCCCGAGGTGACGGTGGCGCTGGAGCGAGAGCTGTCGGACCCGACGCCCGACCCCGGCGACGAGGTGACCGTCACCGTGCGCGTCCGCAACGACGGCGAGCGCGTCCTCCCGGACCTCCGGGTCGTCGACGGCGTCCCGGCGGCGCTCGCGAGCGAGTCGCCCGCCCGCCTCGGGACCGCGCTCCGCCCCGGGCGGACCGCCACGCTCCGCTACCGCGTGACGGCGGTGCGTGGGATGCACGAGTGGGACCCGGTCCACGTGCTCGCGCGCAACCCCAGCGGCTCGCGCGAGCGCGACACCCGCATCGACGCCGAAGGTGCCACGACGATGCGGTGCACCCCGGAGTTGGAGGCGTCGTCGTCCCTCCCACTGCGCGGGCTGACGACCGTCTACTCCGGGCGGGTGCCGACCGACGTCGGCGGCGCGGGCCTGGAGTTCCACTCGACGCGGGAGTACCGCCACGGCGACCCGGCCAACCGCGTGAACTGGGCGCGCTACGCGCGGACGGGGACGCTCTCGACGCTGGAGTTCCGCGAGGAGCGCGCCGCCACGGTCGTCGTCTGCGTCGACGCCCGCGAGGAGGCGTACCTCGCGCCCGACCACGAGTCGGCGAACGCCGTCGAGCGGAGCGTCGAGGCGGCCTCGCAGGCGGTGCCCGCGCTGCTCGACAGCGGTGACCGCGTCGGCGTCGCCGCGTTCGGTCCCGGCGACTGCTGGCTCGCGCCGGGCGTCGGCGACGACCACGCCGTCCGCGCACGCGAGTTGCTTGCGACGCACCCGACGCTGGCGCCGACGCCCAGCGGCGAGCGGTTCCTCGCGACGACGTGGGTGCGTCGCTTCCGGCGCCGGATCCCCGCGGACGCGCAGGTGCTGTTCTGCACGCCGCTGCCGGACGACTACGCCGTTACGGTCGCCCGGCGGCTGGACGCCTACGGCCACGCCGTGACCGTCATCTCGCCGGACCCGACCGCCGACGACACACCGGGTCGCCGCCTCGCGCGCGTCGAGCGGGCGAACCGCGTCTCGCGACTCCGCGCGGCGGGCATCCGGGTGCTCGACTGGGGCGACGAACCGCTGGCGACGGAGTTGGAGCGCGCCGCCGCGCGGTGGTCGCGGTGA